The proteins below are encoded in one region of Sulfolobus islandicus Y.N.15.51:
- a CDS encoding enoyl-CoA hydratase/isomerase family protein, whose translation MIDYSRYKYLKVEDIGDGIYILRLNRPERLNAINLGEGSMHEELENVFYDFNNDSRVNAIIMTGEGKAFCSGGDIYYMAEVIEKGTNNTEWIRTLIKEGKRIINNMLELEVPIIAAVNGFATGLGATLALYSDIVIMGKSAKIGDTHISVGLVAGDGGAIIWPLLVGIHKAKYYLMTGELINAEEAYRMGLVNMVVDDDKVLDTAIDVARKLISKSKYGVIWTKLSINKIVKHYVNLVLDTSLALELHTFKSEEHKNEVKKFIERRAKK comes from the coding sequence ATGATAGATTACTCAAGATATAAATATCTTAAGGTTGAGGACATAGGAGATGGCATATATATCCTGAGGCTAAATAGACCAGAGAGGTTGAACGCCATAAACTTAGGCGAAGGAAGCATGCATGAGGAACTGGAAAACGTGTTTTACGATTTTAATAATGACTCCAGAGTTAATGCAATAATTATGACTGGTGAAGGGAAGGCATTTTGTTCTGGTGGGGATATTTACTACATGGCTGAGGTAATAGAGAAGGGAACTAACAATACTGAGTGGATTAGAACGTTAATTAAAGAGGGTAAAAGGATAATAAATAACATGTTAGAACTTGAAGTTCCCATAATAGCAGCAGTAAACGGCTTTGCCACGGGATTAGGAGCCACCCTAGCTCTTTACTCTGATATAGTAATAATGGGTAAGAGTGCGAAAATAGGAGATACTCATATCTCTGTGGGTTTAGTCGCAGGTGATGGTGGTGCTATCATATGGCCGTTGTTAGTGGGAATTCATAAGGCTAAGTATTACTTAATGACGGGAGAGTTAATAAACGCTGAAGAAGCCTATAGGATGGGTTTAGTCAACATGGTAGTTGACGATGATAAGGTTTTAGATACAGCGATTGATGTAGCGAGGAAATTAATAAGCAAGTCTAAATATGGTGTAATATGGACTAAATTGTCAATTAATAAAATAGTCAAACATTATGTGAATCTAGTATTGGATACGTCACTAGCATTAGAATTGCATACTTTTAAATCTGAAGAACATAAGAATGAAGTTAAAAAGTTTATAGAGAGAAGGGCTAAGAAATGA
- a CDS encoding NAD(P)-dependent alcohol dehydrogenase, which produces MRAMRLVEVNKPLKMMDVEIPKVKGNEVLVKVEAAGVCHSDVHMRQGRVGPLRIVEDLKLRLPITLGHEIAGRVVEVGENVEGFNKGDLVAVNPWEGDGTCYYCKAGEEQMCDRPLWLGISIDGGYAEYVKVTHYKYLYKLKNLTAVEAAPLTCSGITTYRAVREASVDPSKTLVIVGAGGGLGTMAVQIAKAMTGATVIGVDIRDEALEAAKRAGADYVVDGRKNPVQEIRTLTGGKGADAIIDLNNSEKTLSVYPYALAKNGRYVMIGLYGGELKILSPIIIFNWVKFVGSQVGNNMDFLGVLTLAEKGKIKPMVTKTMKLEEANEALDNLENARVTGRQVLVP; this is translated from the coding sequence ATGAGAGCTATGAGATTAGTCGAAGTAAACAAGCCTTTAAAAATGATGGATGTAGAAATTCCGAAAGTAAAAGGAAATGAAGTATTAGTTAAAGTTGAAGCTGCAGGAGTTTGCCACTCAGACGTTCATATGAGGCAGGGAAGAGTAGGACCTTTAAGAATAGTGGAGGATTTAAAATTAAGATTACCCATAACATTAGGGCATGAAATTGCTGGAAGGGTAGTTGAAGTTGGAGAAAACGTAGAAGGATTCAACAAAGGGGATTTAGTGGCAGTAAATCCTTGGGAAGGTGATGGGACATGTTACTACTGCAAAGCAGGAGAAGAGCAAATGTGTGACAGGCCATTATGGTTAGGAATAAGTATAGATGGGGGATATGCGGAATATGTTAAAGTAACTCATTACAAATACCTTTATAAACTAAAGAATCTTACTGCAGTAGAAGCTGCACCTTTAACCTGTTCTGGAATAACAACTTATAGAGCAGTAAGAGAGGCTTCTGTAGATCCCTCAAAGACTTTAGTAATTGTAGGGGCTGGAGGAGGATTAGGAACTATGGCAGTGCAAATAGCTAAAGCTATGACTGGAGCCACGGTAATTGGAGTTGATATAAGAGATGAGGCGTTAGAAGCGGCTAAAAGGGCTGGGGCAGATTACGTCGTGGACGGACGTAAAAACCCGGTTCAAGAAATAAGGACATTAACTGGAGGAAAAGGTGCAGATGCAATAATAGATTTAAATAATTCAGAAAAAACCTTATCAGTCTATCCTTATGCATTAGCTAAAAACGGTAGGTATGTAATGATAGGGCTATATGGAGGGGAATTAAAGATATTATCACCAATTATTATATTTAACTGGGTAAAATTCGTAGGAAGCCAAGTTGGAAACAATATGGACTTCTTGGGTGTTTTAACCTTAGCCGAAAAAGGAAAAATAAAGCCTATGGTTACTAAGACGATGAAATTAGAAGAAGCTAATGAAGCGTTAGATAATTTAGAAAACGCAAGGGTAACTGGAAGGCAAGTTCTAGTCCCGTAA
- a CDS encoding diacylglycerol/lipid kinase family protein — MAIVNPKAGTYDQKLVELCINVLRAKFTVNLVYPISINEAKKLANNRDYDALIIGGGDSTIGNLSINVKVPIIILPIGRGNTFYYTVYGKIDPLNLFTSLLKCNRIEYVDIGFIRELNRGFVLGTSIGILADLVRLSELYKKFSKGIWSYTLASIDLRVRMRKGQIKPIRVSLRVNKEKVYDDYAYLLSIGNTPVRGRGSMKLFPKASISDGILDVIALPRVNEEIMDSLAKGSYSNELYYKGKNIEIASDRRLSLEVDGDYVLLEENKITIDVIPSSLPLLKPCT, encoded by the coding sequence TTGGCAATAGTTAACCCTAAGGCAGGAACTTATGACCAGAAATTAGTAGAATTATGCATTAATGTGCTAAGGGCTAAATTTACGGTTAATTTAGTATATCCTATCAGCATTAATGAAGCTAAGAAATTAGCTAATAATAGAGATTATGACGCCTTAATAATAGGAGGAGGAGATAGTACTATAGGTAATTTATCGATTAACGTAAAAGTCCCTATAATCATTCTACCTATAGGCAGGGGAAACACGTTCTATTATACAGTTTATGGTAAAATAGATCCCTTAAACTTATTTACTTCACTTCTTAAGTGTAATAGAATAGAATACGTTGATATTGGCTTTATAAGGGAATTAAATAGGGGATTTGTCCTTGGAACATCAATAGGTATATTAGCTGATTTAGTAAGGCTTTCAGAATTATATAAGAAGTTCAGTAAGGGTATATGGTCCTATACTTTAGCATCTATAGATTTAAGGGTTAGGATGAGAAAAGGTCAAATTAAACCAATAAGGGTTTCGTTAAGGGTTAATAAAGAAAAGGTGTATGATGATTACGCATATTTACTCTCAATAGGAAATACGCCAGTAAGAGGAAGAGGAAGTATGAAATTATTTCCTAAAGCCTCAATTAGTGATGGTATATTGGATGTCATAGCGTTGCCTAGAGTAAATGAGGAGATAATGGATTCATTAGCTAAAGGATCATATTCAAATGAATTATATTACAAGGGAAAAAACATTGAAATCGCATCTGACAGAAGGTTAAGCTTAGAGGTTGATGGAGACTATGTCTTATTGGAAGAAAATAAAATTACTATTGATGTAATTCCCTCTTCACTTCCTCTATTAAAACCT